Genomic DNA from Natrinema saccharevitans:
AGGACAGCGTTGTGATCGGTGTGTAAATCGTTTCAAGAGCTACTATAGGTCACGGCACTGCTCAGTGAAGCGGAGGATATCGATTTCCATGCCAGGTTCGATCCCCCCCCCCGGCCTCATCCTCCTAAACCGGTGAAATCGGGAGCTAAGATCGCTATTCAACACAGCACAAGTCACCAATATCAATCCCATTGTCAACAACGCAGTACACTACTGACGTTTGTGTTGCTGGAGTTGCGTGGTCAAAAAGTAACGATTCAAGAAGGTCTCAAAATAGTCGGGAATTCTTCTTGAACCAGTGTAACACAAGCATGTCAAACTTTATTATAGTGCTTAATTTAATTATTTGTTTTAGTAAACGGCTATAAAGAAATTCAAATAGCTTTAATAGATGCTACGTATTACATATTGACTGTGAACGACGTATCTCTTTCAAACAAACACCGAAGTTTAGTGGATAATTTTCCGAACGGTGTCTTGGCCCTGTTTGACGCTAACCTCTACTATCGGATAGTCGGCCCGGAAACACTCCCATTTTCGGGTCAAAAAGCAGCAGATATAGCTGGCAAGCAAATTTATGATCTTTTTCCTGAAGAGACGGCAGCTAAACTCGAACCGAAACTCGAAGCCACAATCGATGGCGAACCACGTTCATTTGATATTGAACATGAGGAGTTGACTCACCACATCGAGACGAAATCGGTTAGTATCGGGGGTGAACCGTATGGCGTCTTGGTAAGCCAAGACGTGACTGATGTCCGGCAGAATGCGGAGAGAATCGAGCAACAGAACGAGCGTCTAGATCAGTTCGCGAGTATGGTCTCACATGATCTTCGAAATCCGCTTTCGATTGCCTATGGAGAACTTGAACTATATCGCGAAACGATGGAGGAGGCTCATTTGGATGAAGTTGAAAACGCACTAGGTAGAATAGAGAATCTGATCGTCGATCTTACGGCACTTGCTCAGAATTCTACCTCAGATGAGTATCGACCTGTCTCGTTGACCGCCGTTGCTGAGGACGCATGGGAATTGATCGATACACGAACAGCTAGCCTTGAGACGAACGAGAATGTAATCGTCGGTGATCAAAGCCAACTCCAAGCGCTTTTCGAGAACTTATTCCGAAACGCAGTCGGTCACGGCGGAGAGAGCGTTACTGTCCGGGTCACTCCCTTAGACAACGGCTTCTACGTTGAGGATACGGGAGATGGTATTCCACCCGAGAAACGAGATCAGATATTCGAACACGGATTCACGACAGGGTACGGCGGTAGTGGAGTCGGGTTGACGATCGTCAAGCGCATTGCTTCGGACCACGGTCTGGAGGTTTCCGTCTCTGAGAGTCCTGAAGGCGGTGCCCGGTTCGAGTTCCACGCTGTTCAATAATTAGTGGTGGCTCTGTTGAAACCCTATTCTTCAGATAGATTCTCGACTGGAACAGCTGTTCGCTGAATCCTGCGTACTGAGCGGCTGTTTCACGCGAGAAACCATCTGAAGAAGATGGTTTCAACAGGGCCAAATTAGCTTATATTGTAACCGGTGACAGTCATCACTTCTCGACGCTGGCAACCATGTGATACTGCGTGATTTCGAAGCCGAGTTTCTCGTAGAAGGCAATGGCTCGCTCGTTGTCCACATGGGGATCGAGACTGAACTCTTCACAGCCAGCTGCCCGGGCCCACGTTCGAAGTCGGTCAAAGAGGTTCTCGGCCAATCCCGTTCTGCGGTAGGGCTCGCGAACATAGATGTCACAGATAAATAGCCGGTCGGGACGGTCAAACACACTCGGGGCGTCGTCGATCTCGGCTGCGATGTACCCGGTAAACTCTCCCTCCATCTCGGCTAACGAGGAAGCATCGGTGGGCCCGTCAACGGCAATCCACTTCCGGTAACCGTCCATCGCGACGCGGTCAAGCCGGAATGGGAGTTCCTCGGCGACCAGATCCACATCGTCGGCAAGCGCGAACTGGTCACTGATCGTTTCGAGTTCACGGTTGTACGGCAGCCAGAGGTCCTCGATGAAGCGACGGACTGCAGCCTCTTCAGCGGAGAGTTCCACGATGTCCATAGCTGTCCGGATTCGTACCAAACACTTTCGTCTGTCGCTCTTGGGAGAGTGATAGTAAAGGGAGCATTCTAGTTGTTTTACCGACACCTTCAGACTTGGTTGGTAAGTTCTTCACCTGTACTGAGCGATTGGGGGTGCAAAACTATCAATTTATGAGGGATTCAACAGAGCCTTAGGGGGTCGCAGAGCAGACTCACAGCATCTCGTTTCGACAATGTATCTCACTTCTTGCGCACTAATTGGGCCTATTTTCTCCCTGACTCAATTAGTGTTAGAAGGATTGCGGCTACCCTCGAGCGAATCGGCCTAAGGCTCAATCAGCAGTATACTCGAGTTCAGTCGGCGGCTTCACAACGACCTCGGTTTTCGGTTCGTCTTCGGCTTCCTGGATCGCGTGATCGACGGACGCTTTGTTTGAGGGGAGATCACGCTCCCGTTCGGCTACCATCAGCACGAACGAGCGTCGGAGGTCAGGAACCTTCTTCCGGTACTTGCGGAGCTGGGAGAGTAATCGTTCACGGCTACTGTAGTTACCCGCGAGTTTGGCTTCGATGAGGTAATTACGGTCCTCGTGATCGTGAGAGACGAGGAGATCCACACTGCTGCGGCCGAAAGACGCCTCCTGCTGGATTGCGTAGGGAAGGTCCGCAAGTTCGTAGTGCAGCGCCTGGTAGAGTTCCGAGCAGATCCAGCGTTCTCTGACGGCTCGACTATCTTTGTATCCAGCACAGGGAGAAACTGAGAGGTTCTGCAGTGTCTGTCGGATGCAGGTCGTTGCTCGTTCTGGCCCGTTCGATTCGAACTCGCTCCGGAGGAAGGCAACGAGATCCTCGTACGTGAGGTCGCCGTCATCGATCGAGCGTTTCAGCGAGTTACGGAGACGATCGACGAACGCGTCTTTATCGCCGTCGTATTCAGTGACCTGTGGGCAGTGAGTGCGGCGCAGGGAACGGAGTTCGGCGACTGTGAGTCCGCGGAGAAGCTGTTTGAGTGGGCCGGCTCGAGGCATCTGGTATGTGGATGGCTGTGGTTGGAAAAAGTAGGTGTCGGAATATAAGAGAGGGCGGTGTGAGACATGGTCTCTTAGATGATTGTATAGTACGCAGAACGCGCACCGCGCTGAAAGAAGATTGATACCAACGGAGACCTTGCCGTGTCTCTAGAAGAGAGAACGCGGATTCGTCACTGCCGATTTTGTTCGCGTCTTCAGTGTCGATGGTGAACTGCATAACTGCCCATCGTGTACTAGTTATCGGGAACTCACGGACGCACCAGACGACCACGGGAGTTGAACATCGAGATTGACGAGGTTGACAGCCGGCTACCACGCCCTCTCGAGCGTTCACAGCTGTCGTTCTCGCGATGGATCGAGAACACGGTGCAGGCAAGAGCTGTTGCTTCGAGATTATCTAGTACAGAAACGCCGGCCAGAAACCGGCGTCGGAGCCCCCATCTTTCCCCTGGTGATGGTCACAGGTGGGTTCGGGGTGGATGCAAGGGGATCCGAGATCGATGGACAATATGGCTATTGAGTCTGACCGATCTCGTCCTTGGCGAGACGGCTCGGATGTCTCGGGTCGGATTCAGCAGCGGCGGAATCCGTGCCTGCTCTCGCCGATAGCAACTTTGAAGCAACCCTATATTAAACTACTGGGCGATAGTATTGGGAAATAATTGAATTTAGTTTCTTTTGTGGGTGCGATTCCGAACCCAATTCAGCATCAGGTCCCATCCGTAACCGCGTTTGCCTCGCTCACAAGCGGGACCTCGACTTCGTCGAGAACGAGTCCGAACGCCTTCCGGCGTTGTCCGCCGGGGGAAGGGACCATCGTCGTCTCGAGGGCCCCGATCGCCTCGAGTCGGTTGAGGCGCCGGTACACGGTCGGACGAGAGGCACCCGTCTCGTCGGCGACCTCGCGGGCAGGTACGGGTTCGTTGCCCACTACCGCAAGGATCTCGGTCGTGTATTCTTCGGCCAACACTGCGAGGAGGGCGTCGATATCGATCGATCGCTCCGTATCGCTCGAGGCGGTCCCGATCGCGGGACCGGATCGTGACTCGGATTCGGTATCGGACATCAGGTACGTCGTTCGTACCAGTTGGACGGTTGTGTAGTGTCTCGCTACTATTCGGCACTCCCAGTCGGTAACACCCTCTAGCTATGCAGAGGCGGGTGGATATCGCGTTCGCACTCGACACGGTCGCTCGCTTCGATCGTGAGCCCGTCGCTGCCGAACTCGAGTCGCACTCGATCGACTACGACGCGGTATCGCCGTCGGTGGTGCCCGTCCGCCCGAACGCTCATCGCACTCCGGACGAGCCCCGCGTCCTCGAGACTGTCCAGCCGCCGGTAGACGGTCGCACGGGAACTGTCCAAGCGCGCTGCCAACTCCGTTGCGGAGAGCGGCTCCCCGTCGAGTTCGTCCAGCAACCGCCGGGCGTGGTCGTCGCTCAGGAGTTCGAGCGTCGCATCCGCGTCTATCGCCGCCTCGTCGTTCTCGGACGGATCCGTCCATCGTCCGTTCGGTAGTCCCTCGTGCTGGGTGAGATTTGCCTGCGACATCGATAGTCGTTGATTCGACGGGATGGTCCCTGTACGATGGTGCTACTAGTCGCGACGGACTCATCGCGCGACTCTAGCTATCAGCAGAGACGCGCGTCCGACCGTGTTCCGGTGTGCAGTATCCGGGCAGCATGGGGGTCGCCGTTCGTCTCACGCACGTGACCGCGGTCCGCTCGTGCCGGGATATTAGTACGGTGACGGATTACCGACCTGTAGGATGGGAAACGAGATGCGCGTAGCAGAGCCCCGGGTCCTGATGGTCGACGACGAGAAGAAGGTGGCCGACGCGTACGCCCTCCGTCTCGAGGACGTCGCCGACGTGACCGTCGTATACGGTGGCGAGGAGGCGCTCGCCGCCGTCGACGATCATCCGGTGCCCGATGTCGTCCTGCTCGATCGACATATGCCCGGCCTCTCGGGGGACGAGGTACTCGATCGCCTTCGGGATCGGGATCTCAGAACGCGGGTCGTCATGGTGACGGCGATCGACCCCGGACTGGACATCGTCGATATGCCGTTCGACGACTACCTCTCGAAGCCCGTCGAGCGCGAAGACCTCCGGGCGGTCATCGACCAGCAGTGTCAGGTCCTCGCGTACGAACTCCTCGGCGAGTACTTCCGGCTGGAGTCGACGCGAGCGGTCATCGACGCCGAACTCACCGCCGACGAGATCGAAAGCGACGAGCGACTCGACGAAATCGAGGCGCGTCGGGCCGCGATCGAGGAGCGGGTTCTCGGACTCCTTCCCGACGCCGAGGCGTTGCTGGCCGAGTTCTCGGGTATCGACCGCGGCCGGTACTGACTCGAGCTACGTTCCGTCGGTCGTACTCGGTCCTCCCTCGTCGATACCCGTCTCCGAAGTCCCTGCGTTCGCCGCCGAGTCGGCGTCGAAAAAGGCCTCAACGAGTTTCTGCTCCGCCCGTCGGAGGTGATACAGCATCGTCGAGCCGGCGATGTCGAGCGTCTCCGCCACCTCTGCCGAACTGCTCCCGCGTGGCGACGTGAAGTAGTCCGACAGGTGGGCAGTCCGAAGCACCGTCCGTTGCCTGTCGGTCAGGCGCTCGTCGAGGGTCTCCTGAAACCCCCCGGTCGACCCGGGCGTCCGAGTCGTCTCCCGTTTGGCGACGAGTTGCGTCTCCGAAACGACGGCGTCGACGGCCTCGAGCAGCCGTCGGACGTCGCCGTCGGACGGGACTTCGGCGACGAGTCGAGCCGACTCGGCACCGTACTCGCCGCCTTCGATCGTCGCACCCCACGCCGCGAGCGCGGTGACCGGTGTGTCGCCGGTGACGGTTGCCTGGAGGAGCGGCTCCGTTTCGGCCCGTATCTGTCGCACGTCGGCGACGGCTGCGCGGTCCGTCAGTACGTCGTCGACGCCCTCGATCGGGCCGTCGGCAGTGAGATAGCAGACGACGGCGCCGTCGCCGCGAGGGACCGCCCCCTCCACGGACAGGACGCGGTCGGCCTCGCGGGCGGCATCGACGAACGGCACCGTCTCGTCGCGGACTTCGACGGTCACCTCGGTACCCGTATCGGCGACCAGCAGGTCCTCCTGCTGTCCGGCCTTGATCGCGAACCCCGCGAGGCTTCCCAGCGTCTCGAGGGCGACTCGCTCCTGGTCGCTGAATCCGTCTTCCCGGCCGGAGTATACCGTTACGACGCCGTAGACGGTCCCCTGGTATGCAAGCGGGATCGCCAGACACGACTGGAGTCCGTGACCGAACGCCGCGCGACGGATACCGCGGGGAACGGTATCGTCTTCGGCGATCCTCTCGTGACGTTGCGTCTCGCCGGACGCGACGGCGGCTTGACCGGGGACGGTGCGCTCGTCCTCGAGGCTCTCGTCGATCCGCTCGCGCAGGTCGGCTGCGTCGCCCGCCGCGGCGAGTACCCGGAGACGCTCCTCGGAGAACGACCGGTCG
This window encodes:
- a CDS encoding sensor histidine kinase, which encodes MNDVSLSNKHRSLVDNFPNGVLALFDANLYYRIVGPETLPFSGQKAADIAGKQIYDLFPEETAAKLEPKLEATIDGEPRSFDIEHEELTHHIETKSVSIGGEPYGVLVSQDVTDVRQNAERIEQQNERLDQFASMVSHDLRNPLSIAYGELELYRETMEEAHLDEVENALGRIENLIVDLTALAQNSTSDEYRPVSLTAVAEDAWELIDTRTASLETNENVIVGDQSQLQALFENLFRNAVGHGGESVTVRVTPLDNGFYVEDTGDGIPPEKRDQIFEHGFTTGYGGSGVGLTIVKRIASDHGLEVSVSESPEGGARFEFHAVQ
- a CDS encoding GNAT family N-acetyltransferase, encoding MDIVELSAEEAAVRRFIEDLWLPYNRELETISDQFALADDVDLVAEELPFRLDRVAMDGYRKWIAVDGPTDASSLAEMEGEFTGYIAAEIDDAPSVFDRPDRLFICDIYVREPYRRTGLAENLFDRLRTWARAAGCEEFSLDPHVDNERAIAFYEKLGFEITQYHMVASVEK
- a CDS encoding ArsR/SmtB family transcription factor; the encoded protein is MSDTESESRSGPAIGTASSDTERSIDIDALLAVLAEEYTTEILAVVGNEPVPAREVADETGASRPTVYRRLNRLEAIGALETTMVPSPGGQRRKAFGLVLDEVEVPLVSEANAVTDGT
- a CDS encoding ArsR/SmtB family transcription factor; translation: MSQANLTQHEGLPNGRWTDPSENDEAAIDADATLELLSDDHARRLLDELDGEPLSATELAARLDSSRATVYRRLDSLEDAGLVRSAMSVRADGHHRRRYRVVVDRVRLEFGSDGLTIEASDRVECERDIHPPLHS
- a CDS encoding response regulator transcription factor, yielding MGNEMRVAEPRVLMVDDEKKVADAYALRLEDVADVTVVYGGEEALAAVDDHPVPDVVLLDRHMPGLSGDEVLDRLRDRDLRTRVVMVTAIDPGLDIVDMPFDDYLSKPVEREDLRAVIDQQCQVLAYELLGEYFRLESTRAVIDAELTADEIESDERLDEIEARRAAIEERVLGLLPDAEALLAEFSGIDRGRY
- a CDS encoding bacterio-opsin activator domain-containing protein, translating into MTDRSDDETAAGGSDSDTMDDRLRRAPIGIIETTADGHVVDVNDAAATVLETDPSALRGTAIGESFPKSAVGTLREAFDGSSPTPASFEEYYPLIDRWLAVDVHVDGGALVYVRDRTPRKELEQTVDRVDQRLDRIQRINSLVATVLQQVIGTSDRSDIARTVCEQLGGTDLYRFAWVGDRSFSEERLRVLAAAGDAADLRERIDESLEDERTVPGQAAVASGETQRHERIAEDDTVPRGIRRAAFGHGLQSCLAIPLAYQGTVYGVVTVYSGREDGFSDQERVALETLGSLAGFAIKAGQQEDLLVADTGTEVTVEVRDETVPFVDAAREADRVLSVEGAVPRGDGAVVCYLTADGPIEGVDDVLTDRAAVADVRQIRAETEPLLQATVTGDTPVTALAAWGATIEGGEYGAESARLVAEVPSDGDVRRLLEAVDAVVSETQLVAKRETTRTPGSTGGFQETLDERLTDRQRTVLRTAHLSDYFTSPRGSSSAEVAETLDIAGSTMLYHLRRAEQKLVEAFFDADSAANAGTSETGIDEGGPSTTDGT